The proteins below are encoded in one region of Leucoraja erinacea ecotype New England chromosome 26, Leri_hhj_1, whole genome shotgun sequence:
- the pdik1l gene encoding serine/threonine-protein kinase pdik1l isoform X1, which produces MLKVIKKLFMASREPKYNLVRELGRGSYGVVYEAVVTKTGARVAVKKIRCHAPENVELALREFWALSSIKTIHPNVIHLEECILQKDGVLQKMTHGSSSSHYLKLVETSLKGELSFDSRSSYYLWLVMDFCDGGDMNEYLLSRKPNRRTNISFMLQLSSALAFLHKNQIVHRDLKPDNILITETKSEAEGAGPILKVADFGLSKVCSGLGTDQKEPVNVNRCWLSTACGSDFYMAPEVWEGHYTAKADIFALGVIIWAMLERITFIDSETKKELLGSYVRQGSVIVPLGEALLLNPKMELNIPVKKKSMSAGMRQLIKEMLATNPQDRPDAFELELRICKITCRECSRTA; this is translated from the exons tTATTAAAAAATTATTCATGGCGAGTAGAGAGCCAAAATACAACTTGGTGCGTGAATTGGGACGTGGCAGTTATGGTGTAGTATATGAAGCAGTGGTGACAAAGACTGGAGCACGGGTAGCGGTGAAGAAAATTCGGTGCCATGCACCCGAGAATGTGGAGCTGGCCTTGCGAGAATTTTGGGCATTAAGTAGCATCAAGACAATTCATCCTAATGTGATCCATCTAGAGGAGTGCATTTTGCAAAAAGATGGGGTGCTACAAAAGATGACTCATGGATCATCTTCTTCACACTATTTAAAG CTGGTGGAGACGTCACTGAAAGGGGAACTAAGCTTTGATTCCAGGAGCTCATACTACCTCTGGCTTGTAATGGATTTCTGTGATGGTGGAGATATGAATGAATATCTACTTTCGCGAAAACCAAACCGTCGGACCAACATTAGTTTCATGCTGCAGCTCAGCAGTGCCTTGGCTTTTTTGCACAAAAATCAAATTGTGCACCGGGACCTGAAGCCAGATAATATATTGATCACTGAAACCAAATCGGAAGCTGAAGGAGCAGGTCCTATTCTAAAAGTGGCAGACTTTGGTCTAAGTAAAGTGTGCTCAGGTTTGGGAACAGATCAAAAGGAACCGGTTAATGTTAACAGGTGCTGGCTTTCTACAGCTTGTGGGTCAGATTTTTATATGGCACCTGAAGTTTGGGAAGGTCATTACACAGCTAAAGCAGACATCTTTGCACTGGGCGTCATCATTTGGGCCATGTTGGAGAGGATTACCTTTATAGATTCGGAGACTAAGAAAGAACTATTAGGAAGCTATGTACGTCAGGGGTCAGTGATTGTGCCCCTTGGTGAAGCACTGTTGTTAAATCCCAAGATGGAGCTCAACATTCCTGTGAAGAAAAAGTCTATGAGCGCTGGAATGAGACAGCTAATCAAGGAAATGCTAGCAACAAATCCACAAGATCGACCTGATGCTTTTGAACTAGAACTGAGGATATGTAAAATCACATGCAGAGAGTGCAGCCGGACTGC ATAG
- the pdik1l gene encoding serine/threonine-protein kinase pdik1l isoform X2, producing the protein MASREPKYNLVRELGRGSYGVVYEAVVTKTGARVAVKKIRCHAPENVELALREFWALSSIKTIHPNVIHLEECILQKDGVLQKMTHGSSSSHYLKLVETSLKGELSFDSRSSYYLWLVMDFCDGGDMNEYLLSRKPNRRTNISFMLQLSSALAFLHKNQIVHRDLKPDNILITETKSEAEGAGPILKVADFGLSKVCSGLGTDQKEPVNVNRCWLSTACGSDFYMAPEVWEGHYTAKADIFALGVIIWAMLERITFIDSETKKELLGSYVRQGSVIVPLGEALLLNPKMELNIPVKKKSMSAGMRQLIKEMLATNPQDRPDAFELELRICKITCRECSRTA; encoded by the exons ATGGCGAGTAGAGAGCCAAAATACAACTTGGTGCGTGAATTGGGACGTGGCAGTTATGGTGTAGTATATGAAGCAGTGGTGACAAAGACTGGAGCACGGGTAGCGGTGAAGAAAATTCGGTGCCATGCACCCGAGAATGTGGAGCTGGCCTTGCGAGAATTTTGGGCATTAAGTAGCATCAAGACAATTCATCCTAATGTGATCCATCTAGAGGAGTGCATTTTGCAAAAAGATGGGGTGCTACAAAAGATGACTCATGGATCATCTTCTTCACACTATTTAAAG CTGGTGGAGACGTCACTGAAAGGGGAACTAAGCTTTGATTCCAGGAGCTCATACTACCTCTGGCTTGTAATGGATTTCTGTGATGGTGGAGATATGAATGAATATCTACTTTCGCGAAAACCAAACCGTCGGACCAACATTAGTTTCATGCTGCAGCTCAGCAGTGCCTTGGCTTTTTTGCACAAAAATCAAATTGTGCACCGGGACCTGAAGCCAGATAATATATTGATCACTGAAACCAAATCGGAAGCTGAAGGAGCAGGTCCTATTCTAAAAGTGGCAGACTTTGGTCTAAGTAAAGTGTGCTCAGGTTTGGGAACAGATCAAAAGGAACCGGTTAATGTTAACAGGTGCTGGCTTTCTACAGCTTGTGGGTCAGATTTTTATATGGCACCTGAAGTTTGGGAAGGTCATTACACAGCTAAAGCAGACATCTTTGCACTGGGCGTCATCATTTGGGCCATGTTGGAGAGGATTACCTTTATAGATTCGGAGACTAAGAAAGAACTATTAGGAAGCTATGTACGTCAGGGGTCAGTGATTGTGCCCCTTGGTGAAGCACTGTTGTTAAATCCCAAGATGGAGCTCAACATTCCTGTGAAGAAAAAGTCTATGAGCGCTGGAATGAGACAGCTAATCAAGGAAATGCTAGCAACAAATCCACAAGATCGACCTGATGCTTTTGAACTAGAACTGAGGATATGTAAAATCACATGCAGAGAGTGCAGCCGGACTGCGTAA